The Candidatus Aramenus sp. CH1 genome includes a region encoding these proteins:
- a CDS encoding phosphoribosyltransferase: MVEYYVPTWDEIEDDILNIAEKLAMDRFYPDVIVAILTGGVIPAKLFSDVLGVKNIKYIDIKFYRSVGKTESKPVIKAVYVNELDNKNVLVVDDVSDTGETLEAVSNVITMFNPAKVRTATIYVKPWSRKRPDYYSKEIDKWIIFPWDKWEVVRENREAPVKNKEKFFRIHSYFKG, from the coding sequence ATGGTTGAGTACTACGTTCCTACTTGGGACGAAATAGAGGACGATATCCTGAACATAGCTGAAAAGCTGGCCATGGACCGCTTCTACCCCGACGTTATAGTTGCAATACTAACTGGAGGCGTGATCCCAGCCAAACTCTTCTCGGATGTCTTGGGCGTCAAGAACATAAAGTACATAGACATCAAGTTTTACAGGAGCGTGGGAAAGACAGAGTCGAAGCCCGTAATCAAGGCAGTATACGTCAACGAGCTTGACAACAAGAACGTATTAGTGGTTGACGACGTATCGGACACTGGGGAGACTCTTGAAGCCGTGAGCAATGTTATCACCATGTTTAACCCGGCGAAAGTGAGGACGGCCACGATTTACGTAAAGCCGTGGTCTAGGAAGAGGCCAGACTACTACAGTAAGGAGATAGACAAGTGGATAATATTCCCTTGGGACAAGTGGGAAGTCGTAAGGGAAAACAGGGAGGCCCCAGTAAAAAACAAGGAGAAGTTCTTTAGGATTCACTCGTACTTTAAGGGCTAG